The DNA sequence CGCGGTGATTGCCACGGCGGTCCCGACCAGCAATTCCATCGCCAGGACAACGCCCAGGAACTTGTTGCGCAGGGCCGCAATCATTGCCGTCAGGTCGAACTTCATCGCCTCGCCCCGGTCCCCGCGCATCGGATTGTCAGGCACGAAGGTGCAGGACAGGAAGGCAACGATCGGAAGCGAAATCAGCAGGGCCCAGCCCATCACCGCGACCTGACCGAACCGGTCGACCTCGAACCCCGACACTGCGAGAATCGCCGGCACGGCCAGCAGCGCCAGCATCGAAACGATGCTGATCACTTCCGCCCAGGTGAAGAACCGGGACCGGTCATCATAATCGGTTGCAATCGCGGGCACCCAGGCGGACCGGGCCGTCTGCAGGAGCGTGAAGCCGACATAGAACAGGATCATCCAGACGACGAAATAACCCGGTCCTGCCCCCCGTTCCGGCATGTAGATGAAATAGGTGGCCAGCCCCAGGATCGGCACGCTGAGCACGATCCAGTGGCGCACACGTCCCCACGGGCTGCGATACCGGTCCACCACAAACCCCATGACCGGATCGGTCATGATGTCCCAGAAACGCAGCACCATGAACAGGAAGCCCGTCAGCTCCAGCCCAAGGCCGACCTCATTCGCATAAAGGGGAGCCAGATAGACAGCCAAGGGCAGCCCTACCCCTGCCAGTGGTATGCTGAGCGAGGAGAAAGCAAGCACTCTCGGTAAGGACAGGCGCGGGCCACGTGCGTCAGTCATGGGCTCAGCCTGCCCGCGAAAAACGTGACGGCCAAGTCATTTTTTTGTTCGCCGAACGCTTGACGTCGCGGCGGCCGGGGCTGACACGGAAGGAAACACGTTTGGAGGGAACGGATACGATGCTGAAGAAAATCCTGTTGGGGCTCGTCGCGCTGGTCGTGATTCTGCTGGCGGTCATCCTGTTCCGCACATTCACCTATGGCGGTACAGCCACCGGCGAACGGGTGGAGCTGCCTGCCGCACCGGAGGTTTCCGCCGACAGGGCGGCCAATCATCTGGCAGAGGCCATTCGCTTTCGCACGATTACGGTCGCCACGGGCGACCCCCGCCCCGGACAGGAAGGCCCGTGGCTGGACCTGCACAACTGGCTGGAAACCACCTACCCCGCCGCCCACAGCGCGATGAACCGGGAACTCGTGCCCGGCACGCTGACCCTGCTCTACACATGGCAGGGCTCCGACGCGTCCCTCGATCCGCTCTTGCTGATGGCGCACCAGGATGTCGTGCCCGTGAACATCGGCACGGAAGATGACTGGACCGGCGCACCCTTTGCCGGGGACATCGTGGACGGCTATGTCTATGGACGCGGCGCCCTTGATGACAAGGGCAGCCTGGTCGCCCTGATGGAAGCGGCAGACGCACTCGCCGCCAGCGGCTTCCAGCCGAAGCGCACCGTCTATTTCATGTTCGGTCATGATGAAGAGATTTCCGGCTCCGGCGCAGAGGCCGGAATCGCCTTGCTGAAATCCCGTAACATCTCCCCCGTCATGGCGCTGGACGAGGGCTTTGCGATCATCGATCCGTCCCCGCTGACCGGCAAGCCCATGGCCTATATCGGCGTGTCGGAAAAGGGCTATGTCACCCTCACCCTGACAGCATTGGCCGAAGGCGGGCACTCTTCCACACCGCCGCGTGACTCTGCGGCGGTGCGCCTGTCGCGCGCCATCGTTGCCCTGGATGAGAACCAGATGCCGGCGGATTTCTCGAAACCTCCGGTCTCGGACCTGTTCCGCGTTTCCGCACCGGACCTGCCCTTCATCCAGAAAATGGCCTTCGCAAATCTCTGGCTGTTCAAGGGCCAGGTCGATTCCGCCATGGCAGACATCCCGGCGGGCAATGCCATGGTCCGTACCACGACCGCGCCGACCATGCTGGTCGGATCGGCAAAGGAAAATGTGCTGGCCCAGCGCGCAATGGCGACCGTGAACTTCCGGGTCCACCCGAACAATACGGTCGAAGACGTGGTCAATCATGTGAAGGCGGTGACGTCCGGCATCAAGGGCATTGAGGTCACCGTGGCCGAAGGCGGCATCAGCGGAAGCGAAGCCTCGCCGGTCTCGCCTACCGACAACAAGGCCTATGCCGTGCTGGCCAGCGTTGCAGAGGCCGCCGGTGGCGGCGCCCCGGTCGCTCCGGGCCTCGTCCTCGGCGCAACCGATGCCCGCTATGCCAGCGCAATCACCGACAGCGTCTACCGCTTCGCCCCGTCCGTACTCAGCCCCACCGACCTGACCGGCTTTCACGGCACGAATGAGCGGCTCGCTGTCGAAAACATGAAGCGTCTGTCCGAAGGCTATGCGCAGATCATTCTCGCAATGGATGACGGGGACTGAAAACGTTTGATGCCTCCTGCCCCAGGCTGTCCCGCAGGAGGCATCAAACTCCCCTCCCTACCGTCACGCAGCCACGGGTACTGCCGGACGGTAAGCTTCAGCATCTGATGTAAATTCTGCGTGCCCGTAGCGCTTCAGCAGCCGCCGGATGCGCGCCGTCAGGCGACGGTCCGCAACCTTGCACAATCCGGGTACGGACAGCGCAAACCGGTACAGCGCCATCTTTGCCGCAATATAGGGAAACAGCACCGCCGCAACGGCATACTCGGTCGGCCCCACAGGCACACCAATCCGCCGCGCGCGCTCCGCATCGCCATTCAGGAAGTGCTTCACCAGGACCAGCCGGGCCAGCCGCTTTTCCAGTGCATTGAAGATGCGATGCCCCGGCTTCCGGTCCGGCGGCAAATAGGCCTCAAGCGTTGCCCGGACCAGCGTGCCGCAGGTCTCGTCGTCAAACCCTTCGCGAATGGACGCGCCGCGTGCATTCATGATGTCGACAATGCCTTGCGGCGTGTCCATCAGCAAATCCTCGGGCAGACCCAGCAGGTAGCAGCGATAGCGGCTGAACTCGACCCGGGCCCGTTCCTCCTCGGTGAACTCCGTCCGTCCTTCATCCAGCATCTGATAGGCCAGCAGGAACACGTCGATCAGGCCCGCCGGCATCTGGTCCACCTGCGGCACTGGAATACCGTAGACAGACTTGTCCCAGCTTTTCATGCGGCGCAGGATGTTGAACCGGACCATGGAATGCATCAGGCGCACCATGGCCGCCGCCTTGAATCCCTCCCCGCGCGGTTCCAGCGCGCCGGGCAGAGTGGTGACGGTGAAGAAGGTGGCCGTCTCGTTGACCCGGCGCGAGGCGGTCGAATGGCCCAGCGTGCCGGTCATCGCCATGGGCAGGGCCGTATACTTGTTCAGGAAGGTGGCCAGGAATGCGCCCCGGATCATCCAGGGCGATGTCACGGCCATCGGCAAACGGTTCAGGCGGGCGCCTTCACGCACCAGATCCATGTCCAGCCAGTCCGGCTTGGTCTCCATTTCCCTGATCAGCGCGACCAGTTCCTTCGGCGCATCCGGCACGGCCTCGATGCCGTGGTCACATGCCGTCGTCAGCATGTCGACCAGACGCTTGAAGCCATACTCCCCCATCAGGGCTGCATAGGCATCCGCCGTGATGTCGCCCAGCATCGTGTAGGCTTTTACCCGCTCGACCATGTCGGCTGGCGGAGGCGGCAGGTGCCGCAGCGATTTCGGCAGCGAACTCTCCTCCACGCGTTCGGTATAGCGTTCGGGTGTTGCAGAAAAATCCACATCCCCATACATGACCGGGAGGGCCGATTTCTGAAGCGCGATGCGCTCATGGACCTGCGCGATCGATGGGGCCATCAAGACGTCTCCTGTCGTGGTACTTGCAGTTTCCGCTCCATAATGTAAGCAATCCTCAGATATTCCACTCGCATCCGTGGAAGATCCGGTTTTGCCTCAAGATGGACTCCGCAAGTGACTGATAAGAAAAGAAGAAAACCCCGCCAGGCGCGTGCGCAGGCCACTGTGGAGGCCATTCTGGAGGCGACGTTTCAGCTTTTGGAGGCGGACGGCCTCACAAACCTGACCACCAATCACATCGCCGAGCGGGCCGGGGTCAGCATCGGAACCCTGTACCAGTATTTCTCGGACCGCGACGCCATCCTCCTCGCGCTGAGCCAGCGCCAGAGTGACAGCGTCCGAAAGAAAATCACGGAACTCGTGCTCGAGAATCCCGAGACATCCGGCGTGCGGGCAATCATTCGCGCCTTGATGAACGGCCCCACCGGCTCCCACCAGACGCGCCTCATCCTGTCGGACGTCCTGTTCCGCTCCGGTGGCAGCGACGTGATGAGCCGCCAGCATTTTGCCTTCCTCGAATCGATCAGTGGACGCCTGAGTTTCGACTTCCCGCATGGGCGCGAGGCCGCCTTCATCCTGACGCATGCCGTGGTGCAATTGCTCCGCGCGGCGGCTGCCGAACCGGAACTGGAACTGGACCCCGCCGTGCTGGAAGACGAACTGGTCCATCTCCTGGAAAGCTATATCGAGAATCTCACTCGGCGCGTCGGCGAGCCGGCCGCCTAGCCGCTGTTGAAATGACCCCAGATGCGCTCGGCCAGCGCCTCGTTGACGCCGTCGACATCCATCAGGTCGGCCACCTTGGCCCGCGAGACGCCCTTGGCCGATCCGAAATGGTGCAGCAGCGCCTTCTTGCGCGCGGGGCCGACGCCCTCGATCTCGTCCAGCGGGGAGGATTTGATCGCGGCGGACCGCTTGGCCCGGTGCGCCCCGATGGCCCAGCGGTGGGCCTCGTCGCGCAACCGCTGCAGGTAATACAGCACCGGCGCCGTTTCCGGCAACTTGAACGGCGCCCGGCCCGGACGGAAGAATTGCTCGCGCCCGGCATTGCGGTCCACGCCCTTGGCGATGGAGACCAGATTGACATCGTCCGGGGTCACACCAATTTCCCCCAGCGCATCGATCACGGCGTTCAACTGGCCCAGCCCGCCATCGATCAGGACAAGGTCCGGCCAGTTCGCGCCATTGCCCTCTTCGCGTTCCTTCAGGGCGCGGGCAAACCGGCGGCGCATCACTTCGCGCATCATGCCGTAATCATCGCCCGGCTCGATGGCCGTGTCCTTGATGTTGAACTTGCGATAGGCGTTCTTCATGAAGCCTTCCGGCCCGGCCACCACCATGCCGCCCACAGCATTCGTGCCCTGGATGTGGGAATTGTCGTAGATCTCGATCCGCTCCGGCGGCGCGTCCAGTTCGAACACTTTCGCCACTTCCGCCAGCAGGCGCGCCTGGCTCGCCGTCTCGGCCAGCTTGCGCGACAGGGCCTCGCTGGCATTGCGCGCCGCCTGGGCCACCAGATCCTTCTTGCCGCCGCGCTCGGGCCGGCGCACTTCCACCTTGCGTCCCGCCTTCAGTTCCAGCGCGTCCGAAATCAGCTCCGCCTGGTCCGGCATGCGGTTCACCAGGATCAGTTTCGGCGGCGGCCGCTTGTCGTAGAACTGCACCAGGAAGGCCGCCAGCACCTCCTCCGGCGTCTGCTCGCGTTCATGCCGCGGATAATGGGCCGTCGCGCCCCAATTCTGTCCGGCCCGGATGAAGAAGACCTGCACACAGGAGACGCCGCCATCCATTTCGATGGCGAACACGTCCGCTTCCTCGATATCGTCCGGGTTCACATCCTGGCTGGCACGGACATGCGCCAGCGCCCGGATCCGGTCGCGCAACCGGGCCGCCCGTTCAAACTCCATGTCCTCGGCAGCCGCTTCCATCTCGGCCGCCAGCCGCTTTTGCAGGTCGGCCCCCTTCCCGCGCAGGAAGTCCGCCGCCTGATCGGCCAGCGCCTGATAGTCCTCGGTCGGGATCAGGCCGACACAGGGCGCCGCACAGCGCTTGATCTGGTGCAGCATGCACGGCCGGGTCCGCACGCTGTAGACACTGTCCTCGCAGGTACGCAGCAGGAAGGCCTTCTGCAGCGTGTCGAGCGTCCGCATCACGGAGCCGGCGCTGGCAAACGGGCCGAAATAATCCCCCTGATCCATCTTCGAGCCGCGATACTTCTTGATCTGCGGCGCCTCATGGTCACGGCGGATGAGAATGTAGGGAAAGGATTTGTCATCGCGCAGCAGCACGTTGAAGCGCGGCTTCAGGCTCTTGATCAGGCTCGCTTCCAGCAACAGCGCCTCGGTCTCGGTCTCCGTGACGACGAACTCCATCCGCCGCGTCATGGAGATCATGCGGGCGATCCGCTGGGTATGCCCGCCCAGCCGCGCATAATTCGACACCCGCGCCTTGAGGTCCCGCGCCTTGCCCACATACAGCACATCGTCATGTTCGCCGAACATGCGATACACGCCCGGCTTCGCCGGCAGGCGTTTGAGATTGTCCTTGATGACGTCGATGCCCCTCAGGGGAGCTGCGCCGGAATCAGTCGGGGTCATGCCTCAACAGATAGTCCGGCTTGGCGCCGGATGCGAGCCTCAGAAGAAGTTCAGCACATGCTGCATGTCATAGCGCGAGTCGAGCATCCAGCCGGCGCCGAAGCTGAACACCATGACCAGCAGGATCGACGAGACAAAGGACCGGCCCGGAGTCGGATCGCTCGCGCGCCGCCGCGCCCGCATCAGAATGAGCATCAGCAGCAACAGGATGAACACAACCATGAAGAACAGCTTCTCGGTATCATCCAGGCGTTGCACCCAGATGGAGAAGTCTCTCCAGGCGTCATTGGCCACTTCCGTCAGCTTTTCAAGCACCGCATTGAGCAGGCCCGTATCGGTTGAAATATTCATGGCTCCCACGCTCTTCCCGTCCTGGGAAAGCTTCCAATCAGGTTTCTTGATGGCCTGAGTGTCTCACAAACTCCTAAAACCTTGGCCCCCGTCCGTCTTTGAGTTTGCCGGTCATGATTAATGCGCTGGAAAGGTTTTCCCATGCCCGGCGCGCTTTTCCGCCGGCCCGGTCTTGCCGGGTCGCGGCGGCGGGACTAATCGGAACGCCAGCGCCGCGCGCGCAGGCCACTTCACGGGAATTCCTCATGTCTGACACCCTTCGCCTCTCCGATGCCCTGGACCGGGTCAAGCCGTCCGCCACCATCGCCGTCACCACCAAGGCCAATGAATTGAAACGGGCCGGCCATGACGTGATCGGCCTCGGCGCGGGCGAGCCGGATTTCGACACGCCGGACAATATCAAGGAAGCCGCGATCCAGGCGATCCGCGACGGCAAGACCAAATACACGCCGGCCGACGGCATTCCGGAACTGAAGGAAGCGATCTGCGCCAAGTTCCTGCGTGAAAACGAGCTGACCTACACACCCGGCCAGATCCATATCGCGCCGGGCGGCAAGCCGGTCATCTACAATGCCTTCGTCGCAACGCTGAATCCCGGCGATGAAGTCATCATCCCGGCCCCCTACTGGGTGTCCTATCCCGACATGGCGCTGATGGCGGGCGGCACGCCCGTGCCGGTCGCCTGCGGGCCGAACGCCAATTACAAGCTGACGCCCGAAGCGCTGGAAGCGGCGATCACGCCGAACACCAAATGGCTGCTGCTGAACTCGCCGTCCAACCCGACCGGCGCAGCCTATACAAGGGAAGAACTGCGCGGCCTGGCCGATGTCCTGCTGCGCCACCCACATGTCTGGACCCTGACCGACGACATGTATGAGCATCTCGTCTATGACGATTTCGATTACTTCACCATCGCCCAGGTCGAGCCGAAACTTTACGACCGCACCCTCACCGTGAATGGCGTGTCCAAGGCCTATGCCATGACCGGCTGGCGCATCGGCTATGCCGGTGGCCCGGAAAAACTGATCACTGCCATGCGCAAGGTGATCAGCCAGACCACCTCCAATCCCTGTTCGATCAGCCAGTGGGCCGCCGTCGAGGCGCTGAACGGCCCGCAGGATTTCCTGCCCGAACGCCGCGCCGTCTATCAGAAGCGGCGCGACATGGTGGTCGCCGGTCTCAATGCTGCCGAAGGCCTGACCTGTGCGACGCCGGAAGGCGCCTTCTATGT is a window from the Hyphomonas sp. genome containing:
- a CDS encoding MFS transporter, translating into MTDARGPRLSLPRVLAFSSLSIPLAGVGLPLAVYLAPLYANEVGLGLELTGFLFMVLRFWDIMTDPVMGFVVDRYRSPWGRVRHWIVLSVPILGLATYFIYMPERGAGPGYFVVWMILFYVGFTLLQTARSAWVPAIATDYDDRSRFFTWAEVISIVSMLALLAVPAILAVSGFEVDRFGQVAVMGWALLISLPIVAFLSCTFVPDNPMRGDRGEAMKFDLTAMIAALRNKFLGVVLAMELLVGTAVAITASNYLFVAEYVFGLSDSMASVILMIFFSTAVAALPLWLKFSARTEKHTAFLCAVIMGMSSYVIYYIAGRAGGGFWALLIGALVNGAAFSAPVVIARSMAADVVEYQAARSGENRAGIYYSLLTSAYKIGSSLAFGIGYFVLGRVAGFRPGVENSPGALHGLLLVFCVLPVILYGLAALVASRYTLTRSMQQDISKSLDPRGPEMLD
- a CDS encoding M20 family peptidase: MLKKILLGLVALVVILLAVILFRTFTYGGTATGERVELPAAPEVSADRAANHLAEAIRFRTITVATGDPRPGQEGPWLDLHNWLETTYPAAHSAMNRELVPGTLTLLYTWQGSDASLDPLLLMAHQDVVPVNIGTEDDWTGAPFAGDIVDGYVYGRGALDDKGSLVALMEAADALAASGFQPKRTVYFMFGHDEEISGSGAEAGIALLKSRNISPVMALDEGFAIIDPSPLTGKPMAYIGVSEKGYVTLTLTALAEGGHSSTPPRDSAAVRLSRAIVALDENQMPADFSKPPVSDLFRVSAPDLPFIQKMAFANLWLFKGQVDSAMADIPAGNAMVRTTTAPTMLVGSAKENVLAQRAMATVNFRVHPNNTVEDVVNHVKAVTSGIKGIEVTVAEGGISGSEASPVSPTDNKAYAVLASVAEAAGGGAPVAPGLVLGATDARYASAITDSVYRFAPSVLSPTDLTGFHGTNERLAVENMKRLSEGYAQIILAMDDGD
- a CDS encoding oxygenase MpaB family protein, whose protein sequence is MAPSIAQVHERIALQKSALPVMYGDVDFSATPERYTERVEESSLPKSLRHLPPPPADMVERVKAYTMLGDITADAYAALMGEYGFKRLVDMLTTACDHGIEAVPDAPKELVALIREMETKPDWLDMDLVREGARLNRLPMAVTSPWMIRGAFLATFLNKYTALPMAMTGTLGHSTASRRVNETATFFTVTTLPGALEPRGEGFKAAAMVRLMHSMVRFNILRRMKSWDKSVYGIPVPQVDQMPAGLIDVFLLAYQMLDEGRTEFTEEERARVEFSRYRCYLLGLPEDLLMDTPQGIVDIMNARGASIREGFDDETCGTLVRATLEAYLPPDRKPGHRIFNALEKRLARLVLVKHFLNGDAERARRIGVPVGPTEYAVAAVLFPYIAAKMALYRFALSVPGLCKVADRRLTARIRRLLKRYGHAEFTSDAEAYRPAVPVAA
- a CDS encoding TetR/AcrR family transcriptional regulator → MTDKKRRKPRQARAQATVEAILEATFQLLEADGLTNLTTNHIAERAGVSIGTLYQYFSDRDAILLALSQRQSDSVRKKITELVLENPETSGVRAIIRALMNGPTGSHQTRLILSDVLFRSGGSDVMSRQHFAFLESISGRLSFDFPHGREAAFILTHAVVQLLRAAAAEPELELDPAVLEDELVHLLESYIENLTRRVGEPAA
- the uvrC gene encoding excinuclease ABC subunit UvrC yields the protein MTPTDSGAAPLRGIDVIKDNLKRLPAKPGVYRMFGEHDDVLYVGKARDLKARVSNYARLGGHTQRIARMISMTRRMEFVVTETETEALLLEASLIKSLKPRFNVLLRDDKSFPYILIRRDHEAPQIKKYRGSKMDQGDYFGPFASAGSVMRTLDTLQKAFLLRTCEDSVYSVRTRPCMLHQIKRCAAPCVGLIPTEDYQALADQAADFLRGKGADLQKRLAAEMEAAAEDMEFERAARLRDRIRALAHVRASQDVNPDDIEEADVFAIEMDGGVSCVQVFFIRAGQNWGATAHYPRHEREQTPEEVLAAFLVQFYDKRPPPKLILVNRMPDQAELISDALELKAGRKVEVRRPERGGKKDLVAQAARNASEALSRKLAETASQARLLAEVAKVFELDAPPERIEIYDNSHIQGTNAVGGMVVAGPEGFMKNAYRKFNIKDTAIEPGDDYGMMREVMRRRFARALKEREEGNGANWPDLVLIDGGLGQLNAVIDALGEIGVTPDDVNLVSIAKGVDRNAGREQFFRPGRAPFKLPETAPVLYYLQRLRDEAHRWAIGAHRAKRSAAIKSSPLDEIEGVGPARKKALLHHFGSAKGVSRAKVADLMDVDGVNEALAERIWGHFNSG
- a CDS encoding pyridoxal phosphate-dependent aminotransferase; amino-acid sequence: MSDTLRLSDALDRVKPSATIAVTTKANELKRAGHDVIGLGAGEPDFDTPDNIKEAAIQAIRDGKTKYTPADGIPELKEAICAKFLRENELTYTPGQIHIAPGGKPVIYNAFVATLNPGDEVIIPAPYWVSYPDMALMAGGTPVPVACGPNANYKLTPEALEAAITPNTKWLLLNSPSNPTGAAYTREELRGLADVLLRHPHVWTLTDDMYEHLVYDDFDYFTIAQVEPKLYDRTLTVNGVSKAYAMTGWRIGYAGGPEKLITAMRKVISQTTSNPCSISQWAAVEALNGPQDFLPERRAVYQKRRDMVVAGLNAAEGLTCATPEGAFYVYPSCAGVIGKTSPSGKRIDSDKDFAAELLEQEKVAIVFGEAFGLSPAFRVSYATSTEALQEALTRIQRFCANLT